The genomic window GGAAAGCAGCAATTGCCTTATACGGCGTCAAACCCTGATGCAGATCAATTTCCAGATTTTTCGCCTTCATATGCTGTCATGAATGCACAAGTAACCCGCGTTTTTTCTTCAGTTTTTGAAGTTTACATTGGGGGAGAAAATATTGGAAATTACAGACAAGAAAAAGCAATTTTAGGAGCAGACAATCCTTTTGGACCAAATTTTGATGCCTCTGTAGCGTATGCTCCAATTTTTGGACAAATGTATTACGCAGGTTTAAGATTTAAGATTAAATAAAATTTCAATCTCAATTTCAAAAATCAATTTAATAATAATAAATAGTAAATAAGATGAACAAATTAGTTTTAATAGTAATGATGGCTTTTTTAGGTTTTTCGGCGCAGGCTCAAACTAAAAAGAACAAAAATTTAAAATATACAACAGAAGTAAATGGCAACTGTGAGCAATGTAAGAAGCGAATTGAAAAAGCAGCTTATGGTGTTCCTGGAGTAAAAACTGCCAGCTGGGATATTAGTTCTCACCAGCTTTCTGTTATTTTAAATGAAGAGAAAGCGTCTCCTTTAGATTTAAACAAGGCAGTTGCAAAAGCAGGTCATGATACTAAGGAGATTAAAGCTGAAACAGCAGATTATGACAATTTGCACAGTTGCTGCAAGTACGTAAGAGAATAATTATTTTTAAAGCCCAAGCGTTAGTTTGGGCTTTTTTTAATAGTTAATTTATGTTTAAAATACCGCATTTTATTGCGGTTACAGTAAATTATTGTTACTTTCACACACTTATAAAGATAACCAACTTCGTTTTATGAATAATTTTGATTGGACCCAGTTAATAAACCCTGAATTTTATATTACTTTAAGTGTCGGAGGTTTTCAGATTGGGTTGTTTATTGTGCTGTTTATAGTGTTTGCTGAAACAGGGCTTTTTGCAGGTTTTTTTCTGCCTGGAGATAGTTTGCTTTTTTTAGCAGGTATTTATAGCCGTGACTTAATTGAAAATGTTATGTTTATTCCTAACGATTTTTTAAATGTATTATTACTTGCGACTTTAGTTGCAATAATGGGAGTTTTAGGAAATATGACGGGTTATTGGTTTGGAGCCAAAAGTGGTTATTATTTATTTAAAAAAGAAGATTCGTTCTGGTTTAAGAAAAAGTATCTGCTTCAATCAAAAGATTTCTTCGAGAAATATGGAGGTAAAGCTATTATTTATGCTAGGTTCCTTCCTATTTTTAGAACATTTGCACCAATAGTTGCAGGAATAGTTTCTATGGATAAAAAGAAGTTTATGTTTTATAATGTTTTGAGTTCTTTTCTTTGGTCATTCATATTGATTTTTGCAGGACATTATTTGTACGGCATCTTTTTAAAACAAGGAATAGATTTGAAAAAACATATAGAATATATTATTATAATTATTGTGATCATATCAACATTCCCAGTTTTAGTAAAGCTCTTGAAAAAGAGACCAGCAGAGAAGATATAATAATAAAAAAAAGAATAAAAAAAGTCCGAAGCTTCAAACTTCGGACTTTTTTTATTTTCATATTTCACTTAGAAATAATTCTATATATAAATGAGGATTTTAGTCTTTAATGTAGTACGGCTTGAGTCGTGGATATAATAGGAAAACGTTCTCTAGTAGAACGAGTTGTTAATTCATTCTCTTGACACCCTAGTTTTAACGAAGTTTCAAAATTTGTAGTTCACCATTCACCATTCATCATTCACCATTAACTATTTCAAACTACCATTCGTTTACCTTATTCGCATCCATTTTAAGGAAAATAAACAACAATATTGTAAATCCCCAGAGTCCAGATCCTCCATAAGAAAAGAAGGGTAGAGGAACTCCAATTGTAGGGAAAATTCCAATTACCATGGCAATATTTACGAAGAAGTGTATAAATAAAATTCCTGCAACACAATAGCCGTAGACTCGGCTGAATTTTGTTTTTTGCCTTTCAGCTAGATAAATTACTCTAAGCAGTAATCCTGCGAAAAGAGCAACTACAGTTAAACAACCCGCAAATCCCCA from Flavobacterium fluviale includes these protein-coding regions:
- a CDS encoding heavy-metal-associated domain-containing protein produces the protein MNKLVLIVMMAFLGFSAQAQTKKNKNLKYTTEVNGNCEQCKKRIEKAAYGVPGVKTASWDISSHQLSVILNEEKASPLDLNKAVAKAGHDTKEIKAETADYDNLHSCCKYVRE
- a CDS encoding DedA family protein: MNNFDWTQLINPEFYITLSVGGFQIGLFIVLFIVFAETGLFAGFFLPGDSLLFLAGIYSRDLIENVMFIPNDFLNVLLLATLVAIMGVLGNMTGYWFGAKSGYYLFKKEDSFWFKKKYLLQSKDFFEKYGGKAIIYARFLPIFRTFAPIVAGIVSMDKKKFMFYNVLSSFLWSFILIFAGHYLYGIFLKQGIDLKKHIEYIIIIIVIISTFPVLVKLLKKRPAEKI